The following proteins come from a genomic window of Kitasatospora sp. NBC_01246:
- a CDS encoding carbohydrate binding domain-containing protein produces MPRAPHDTHAPDAPARHRRPAVRVKLLGLAAATVLAGGGLASLAGSAGAADGNLLGNAGFESGSASPWSCSATTGSVVGTGAHSGSYALRGGVSSSDTAQCGQSVAVRPNTTYTLSAWVQGQYVYLGATGSGVTDPAVWTPGGPAWQQLSTTFTTGPAASSVTVYLHGWYGQGGYLADDVTLTGPGGNPTTPPPTSATPTPTPTPTGTGTPTTPPPATAVPVAPYIDMGAWPTPSMPAMAQAGNLKSFTMGFVTGVGCKASWFNAYDPRTGWAKDQVDALRAAGGDVKVSFGGASGTELAAACTSVDSLFAEYDAVVKAYGLRYVDFDIEGAAIADTVANDRRSAALAKLQKANPGLKVSFTLPVLPEGLTAEGIAIVRSARDAGVAVDLVNAMAMDYYRTGADYGDAAVQAAQGLYGQLKSLYPAKSDAQLWAAVGITPMLGENDDHQVYNQADARQLVAFAQQHHLGELAFWDATRDANACTGALYKCTNIAQQPYEFAKIFAQYAG; encoded by the coding sequence ATGCCACGCGCGCCCCACGACACCCACGCGCCCGACGCCCCCGCCCGGCACCGCCGCCCCGCCGTCCGGGTCAAGCTGCTCGGTCTCGCCGCCGCCACCGTGCTGGCCGGCGGCGGGCTCGCCTCGCTCGCCGGGAGCGCCGGCGCGGCCGACGGCAACCTACTCGGCAACGCCGGGTTCGAGAGCGGCTCGGCGAGCCCCTGGAGCTGTTCGGCCACCACCGGCAGCGTCGTCGGCACCGGCGCGCACAGCGGCTCGTACGCGCTGCGGGGCGGCGTGAGCAGCAGCGACACCGCGCAGTGCGGCCAGAGCGTCGCCGTTCGTCCCAACACCACGTACACGCTGAGCGCCTGGGTCCAGGGCCAGTACGTCTACCTCGGCGCGACCGGCAGCGGGGTCACCGACCCGGCCGTCTGGACCCCCGGCGGCCCCGCCTGGCAGCAGCTCTCCACCACCTTCACCACCGGCCCGGCCGCCAGCAGCGTGACGGTCTACCTGCACGGCTGGTACGGGCAGGGCGGCTACCTCGCCGACGACGTCACGCTCACCGGTCCGGGCGGCAACCCGACCACCCCGCCGCCGACTTCGGCCACGCCGACGCCGACCCCCACGCCCACCGGCACCGGAACGCCCACCACCCCGCCGCCGGCCACCGCCGTCCCGGTGGCCCCGTACATCGACATGGGCGCCTGGCCGACCCCGTCGATGCCCGCGATGGCCCAGGCCGGCAATCTGAAGTCCTTCACCATGGGCTTCGTGACCGGCGTCGGCTGCAAGGCCAGCTGGTTCAACGCCTACGACCCGCGCACCGGCTGGGCCAAGGACCAGGTGGACGCGCTGCGCGCGGCCGGCGGCGACGTGAAGGTGTCCTTCGGCGGTGCCAGCGGCACCGAACTCGCCGCCGCCTGCACCTCGGTGGACTCGCTGTTCGCCGAGTACGACGCCGTGGTCAAGGCCTACGGCCTGCGCTACGTCGACTTCGACATCGAGGGCGCCGCGATCGCCGACACCGTCGCCAACGACCGCCGCTCCGCCGCGCTGGCCAAGCTGCAGAAGGCCAACCCCGGCCTGAAGGTGTCGTTCACCCTGCCGGTGCTGCCCGAGGGGCTCACCGCCGAGGGTATCGCCATCGTCCGCTCGGCCCGGGACGCGGGCGTGGCCGTCGACCTGGTGAACGCGATGGCGATGGACTACTACCGCACCGGCGCCGACTACGGCGACGCGGCCGTCCAGGCGGCCCAGGGCCTCTACGGCCAGCTCAAGTCGCTCTACCCGGCGAAGAGCGACGCCCAGCTCTGGGCCGCGGTCGGCATCACCCCGATGCTCGGGGAGAACGACGACCACCAGGTCTACAACCAGGCGGACGCCCGGCAGCTGGTCGCCTTCGCCCAGCAGCACCACCTCGGCGAGCTGGCCTTCTGGGACGCCACCCGGGACGCCAACGCCTGCACCGGAGCGCTCTACAAGTGCACCAACATCGCCCAGCAGCCGTACGAGTTCGCGAAGATCTTCGCCCAGTACGCGGGCTGA
- a CDS encoding LysE family translocator has translation MVSLGAIAGIAMVELGMVLSPGPNMIYLVSRSVAQGRRAGLTSLAGVFVGFLVYLVAATAGIAAVFALVPEVYLALKLAGAGYLLWLAWKAVRPGGTSAFAPKELAADRPARLFGMGLLTCLLNPKIAILYVSLLPQFVDPDRGHVAVQSLLLGLTQIAVGVAGNAVFVLMAGSVSAFFARRPTWQRVHRYLMGTALAGFAVRLVADRSNAAVAAP, from the coding sequence ATGGTGAGTCTCGGCGCGATAGCCGGCATCGCGATGGTGGAACTGGGGATGGTCCTGTCCCCCGGCCCGAATATGATCTACCTGGTGTCCCGCTCGGTCGCCCAGGGCCGCCGGGCCGGGCTGACCTCGCTGGCGGGCGTCTTCGTCGGCTTCCTGGTCTACCTGGTCGCGGCGACGGCCGGGATCGCGGCGGTGTTCGCGCTGGTGCCGGAGGTCTATCTGGCGCTCAAGCTGGCGGGCGCGGGCTACCTGCTCTGGCTGGCCTGGAAGGCCGTCCGGCCGGGTGGCACTTCGGCGTTCGCGCCGAAGGAACTGGCGGCCGACCGGCCCGCCCGGCTGTTCGGCATGGGCCTGCTGACCTGCCTGCTGAACCCGAAGATCGCGATCCTGTACGTCTCGCTGCTGCCGCAGTTCGTCGATCCGGACCGCGGCCACGTCGCGGTGCAGAGCCTGCTGCTGGGCCTGACGCAGATCGCGGTCGGCGTGGCCGGCAACGCGGTCTTCGTGCTGATGGCGGGCTCGGTGTCGGCCTTCTTCGCGCGCCGCCCGACCTGGCAGCGGGTCCACCGGTACCTGATGGGCACGGCGCTGGCCGGCTTCGCGGTGCGGCTCGTGGCGGACCGCTCGAACGCGGCGGTGGCGGCGCCCTGA
- a CDS encoding SDR family NAD(P)-dependent oxidoreductase, whose translation MTVRSDERTAADEIGPEELAAFGRTLGRLRALPADHSVRRHAERQLESFVRESRKRRRQDARDEDRLADAGLLAATATGAPDRREDAPLTAAAPAAPLGELRLGRRCYVCKQHYRRVDAFYHMLCPGCAVDNTARRGLSTDLRGRRALLTGGRVKIGFQLALMMLRDGAELIVTSRFPHDTVRRFHAAAGSAEWRDRLTVVGIDLRDPRQVLGLTEQLRADGRPLDILVNNAAQTLRRPPGSYALLAAGERAALPAAPTAVVHAPGFRPMPALAPAWPAAELDTAADRSALALPSEWADEAGLLPDPAPVNSWSARLGALDPAELLETQLVNALAPALLCDRLLPLLLAAPHARRYIVNVTAVEGRFAVRNKTAGHPHTNMAKAALNMLTRTSAEELAAQGVHMCAVDTGWITDENPAPKKARLAADGFRTPLDIVDGAARVYDPIVRGEAGAPVSGVFLKDYREAAW comes from the coding sequence ATGACGGTCCGGAGCGACGAGCGGACAGCGGCCGACGAGATAGGCCCGGAGGAGCTGGCAGCCTTCGGCCGCACCCTCGGACGCCTGCGCGCCCTCCCCGCCGACCACTCGGTCCGCCGGCACGCCGAGCGCCAACTGGAGTCCTTCGTCCGGGAGAGCCGCAAGCGCCGTCGCCAGGACGCCCGGGACGAGGACCGCCTGGCCGATGCCGGCCTGCTCGCCGCCACCGCCACCGGCGCGCCGGACCGCCGCGAGGACGCGCCGCTGACCGCCGCCGCCCCGGCCGCCCCGCTCGGCGAGCTCCGGCTCGGCCGCCGCTGCTACGTCTGCAAGCAGCACTACCGCCGGGTGGACGCCTTCTACCACATGCTCTGCCCCGGCTGCGCCGTCGACAACACCGCCCGTCGCGGCCTCAGCACCGACCTGCGCGGGCGCCGGGCACTGCTCACCGGCGGCCGGGTGAAGATCGGCTTCCAGCTCGCCCTGATGATGCTGCGCGACGGCGCCGAACTGATCGTCACCAGCCGCTTCCCGCACGACACCGTACGGCGCTTCCACGCCGCCGCCGGCAGCGCCGAGTGGCGCGACCGCCTCACCGTGGTCGGCATCGACCTGCGCGACCCGCGCCAGGTACTCGGCCTCACCGAGCAACTCCGCGCCGACGGCCGCCCGCTGGACATCCTGGTCAACAACGCCGCGCAGACCCTGCGCCGCCCGCCCGGGTCCTACGCCCTGCTGGCCGCCGGTGAGCGGGCCGCACTGCCCGCCGCGCCCACCGCGGTCGTCCACGCCCCGGGGTTCCGGCCGATGCCCGCCCTCGCCCCGGCCTGGCCCGCCGCCGAACTCGACACCGCCGCCGACCGGTCGGCCCTCGCCCTGCCGTCCGAGTGGGCCGACGAGGCGGGCCTGCTGCCCGACCCCGCGCCGGTCAACTCCTGGTCCGCCCGGCTCGGCGCGCTGGACCCGGCGGAGCTCCTGGAGACCCAGCTGGTCAACGCGCTCGCGCCCGCGCTGCTCTGCGACCGCCTGCTGCCGCTGCTGCTGGCCGCGCCGCACGCCCGCCGCTACATCGTCAACGTCACCGCGGTGGAGGGCCGGTTCGCCGTCCGCAACAAGACCGCCGGTCACCCGCACACCAACATGGCCAAGGCCGCCCTCAACATGCTCACCCGCACCAGCGCCGAGGAACTCGCCGCTCAGGGCGTCCACATGTGCGCGGTCGACACCGGCTGGATCACCGACGAGAACCCGGCCCCCAAGAAGGCCCGGCTGGCCGCCGACGGGTTCCGCACCCCGCTCGACATCGTCGACGGCGCCGCGCGCGTCTACGACCCGATCGTCCGCGGCGAGGCCGGGGCGCCGGTGTCGGGCGTCTTCCTCAAGGACTACCGCGAGGCGGCCTGGTGA
- a CDS encoding phosphatidylinositol-specific phospholipase C — translation MTSHAPISRRTFTRTALLGALTAAGLGAATPRAGALAVPAGADWLGAVDGGAPLSRLTLPGTHDSCALYGGPLTQTQTLALPDQFAAGVRFLDIRCRAIDGVLAIHHGPVFQQIFFGDVLNHCLAFLAAHPGETLAMRVKQEYSTVSDSEFGALFAGYQARWPGLFWSEDRIPRLGEVRGRVVLLADNSGLPGLRWGGPRTDIEDDYDIGTIFELNSRKWPEVSAHLDAARAAADPGRLFLTFTSSSGWGLWPRQAADAITPKLRSYLGALDRPARPVLGTVPLDFVTPDLARSLYALNFGG, via the coding sequence GTGACCTCGCACGCGCCGATCAGCCGGCGCACCTTCACCCGAACCGCCCTGCTGGGCGCCCTCACCGCCGCCGGCCTCGGGGCGGCCACGCCCCGGGCCGGCGCGCTCGCCGTCCCGGCGGGAGCCGACTGGCTGGGCGCCGTCGACGGCGGAGCCCCGCTCTCCCGGCTCACCCTCCCCGGCACGCACGACAGCTGCGCGCTGTACGGCGGCCCGCTGACACAGACCCAGACGCTCGCCCTGCCCGACCAGTTCGCGGCCGGCGTGCGCTTCCTGGACATCCGCTGCCGCGCGATCGACGGCGTGCTCGCGATCCACCACGGCCCGGTCTTCCAGCAGATCTTCTTCGGCGACGTCCTCAACCACTGCCTGGCCTTCCTCGCCGCCCACCCGGGCGAGACCCTGGCCATGCGGGTCAAACAGGAGTACTCCACGGTCTCCGACAGCGAGTTCGGCGCACTCTTCGCCGGCTACCAGGCGCGCTGGCCGGGCCTGTTCTGGAGCGAGGACCGGATCCCCCGGCTCGGCGAGGTGCGCGGGCGGGTGGTCCTGCTGGCCGACAACTCCGGCCTGCCCGGCCTCCGTTGGGGCGGGCCCCGGACGGACATCGAGGACGACTACGACATCGGCACCATCTTCGAGCTCAACTCCCGCAAGTGGCCCGAGGTCTCCGCCCACCTGGACGCCGCCCGCGCCGCCGCCGACCCGGGCCGCCTGTTCCTCACCTTCACCTCCAGCTCCGGCTGGGGCCTCTGGCCGCGCCAGGCCGCGGACGCGATCACGCCGAAGCTCCGCTCCTACCTGGGCGCCCTCGACCGCCCCGCCCGCCCGGTGCTCGGCACCGTCCCGCTGGACTTCGTGACCCCGGACCTCGCGCGCTCGCTGTACGCGCTCAACTTCGGCGGCTGA
- a CDS encoding cytochrome P450 has protein sequence MTTSAPVWDCPFNHTEGLEFDPLLKRLLTEDPVARIRLPHGEGEAWLATRYEDVRVVTTDRRFSRAAGIGRDLPRMTPAPIAQVEAINLMDPPAHNRLRRLVAKGFTNRQVEQLRPKTQRTVDGFLDEMAEHGSPADFVHHLASRLPMVTICELLDIPEENRAELRGHAVAMMSMGPGSGDGQVRAKAALRAYFSELTAARRRSPGEDLISALATARDEEELLDDQELAVMAMVLLVTGHDTSTYQLSNITYTLLTHPEQLGKLRAQPELLPRAIEELLRFIPFRQGVGIARVATEDVELGGVRIRAGEAVHVSYLAANRDPEMFERPDELDLDRGSANHMAFGYGTHHCAGAHLARMELQVAIGTLLRRFPDLRLAVPAAELDWRTGSIWRYPRTLPVAW, from the coding sequence GTGACTACCTCCGCCCCCGTGTGGGACTGCCCCTTCAACCACACCGAAGGCCTGGAGTTCGACCCCCTCCTCAAGCGACTGCTCACCGAGGACCCGGTCGCCAGGATCCGGCTGCCGCACGGCGAGGGCGAGGCCTGGCTGGCCACCCGCTACGAGGACGTCCGCGTCGTCACCACCGACCGCCGGTTCAGCCGCGCCGCCGGCATCGGCCGCGACCTCCCCCGGATGACGCCCGCCCCGATCGCCCAGGTCGAGGCGATCAACCTGATGGACCCGCCGGCCCACAACCGGCTGCGCCGGCTGGTCGCCAAGGGGTTCACCAACCGGCAGGTCGAGCAGTTGCGGCCGAAGACCCAGCGCACGGTCGACGGCTTCCTGGACGAGATGGCGGAGCACGGCTCCCCCGCCGACTTCGTCCACCACCTCGCCTCCCGGCTCCCCATGGTCACCATCTGCGAGCTGCTCGACATCCCCGAGGAGAACCGCGCCGAGCTGCGCGGCCACGCCGTCGCGATGATGTCGATGGGCCCCGGCAGCGGCGACGGCCAGGTCCGGGCCAAGGCCGCGCTGCGCGCCTACTTCTCCGAGCTGACCGCCGCCCGCCGCCGCTCCCCCGGCGAGGACCTGATCAGCGCCCTGGCCACCGCCCGGGACGAAGAGGAGCTGCTGGACGACCAGGAGCTCGCCGTGATGGCCATGGTCCTGCTGGTCACCGGCCACGACACCAGCACCTACCAGCTGAGCAACATCACCTACACCCTGCTCACCCACCCCGAGCAGCTCGGCAAGCTCCGCGCCCAGCCGGAGCTGCTGCCGCGCGCCATCGAGGAGCTGCTCCGCTTCATCCCGTTCCGCCAGGGCGTCGGCATCGCCCGGGTCGCCACCGAGGACGTCGAACTCGGCGGCGTGCGGATCAGGGCCGGCGAGGCCGTCCATGTCTCCTACCTGGCCGCCAACCGCGATCCGGAGATGTTCGAGCGGCCCGACGAGCTGGACCTCGACCGCGGCTCGGCCAACCACATGGCCTTCGGCTACGGGACGCACCACTGCGCGGGCGCCCACCTCGCCCGGATGGAGCTCCAGGTGGCCATCGGCACCCTGCTGCGCCGCTTCCCCGACCTGCGGCTCGCCGTGCCGGCCGCCGAGCTGGACTGGCGGACGGGCTCGATCTGGCGCTATCCGCGGACCCTGCCGGTCGCCTGGTGA
- a CDS encoding type III polyketide synthase, protein MATLCRPAIAVPEHVITLEQTLDLARGLHADHPQLGLALRLIENTGVRTRHLVQPIDETLRHPGFTGRNAVYEREAKRRVPEVVARALANAELSAREIDLIIYVSCTGFMMPSLTAWLINTMGFRSDTRQVPIAQLGCAAGGAAVNRAHDFCRAYPGANVLIVACEFCSLCYQPTDLGVGSLLSNGLFGDAVAAAVMRGRGGTGVHIERNGSHLVPHTEDWISYGVRDTGFHFQLDKRVPGTMEMLAPALRTLATEHSWDISGLGFYIVHAGGPRILDDLCHYLDLEPAAFRFSRATLTERGNIASAVVFDALARLFEEGGVADGTHGLIAGFGPGITAEISLGSWAGVPIEATIPRRPRAIDVADLALVQATTPLLRPAGTTITE, encoded by the coding sequence ATGGCAACACTCTGCCGACCCGCCATCGCCGTCCCCGAACACGTCATCACCCTGGAGCAGACCCTCGACCTGGCCCGCGGCCTGCACGCCGACCATCCACAGCTCGGCCTCGCCCTGCGTCTGATCGAGAACACCGGCGTCCGGACCAGGCACCTGGTCCAGCCCATCGACGAGACCCTGCGCCACCCCGGCTTCACCGGCCGCAACGCGGTCTACGAGCGGGAGGCCAAGCGCAGGGTCCCCGAGGTGGTCGCACGCGCCCTGGCCAACGCCGAGCTGTCCGCCCGCGAGATCGACCTGATCATCTACGTGTCCTGCACCGGCTTCATGATGCCGTCACTGACCGCCTGGCTGATCAACACCATGGGCTTCCGCTCCGACACCCGCCAGGTGCCGATCGCCCAGCTCGGCTGCGCGGCCGGCGGCGCCGCCGTTAACCGGGCGCACGACTTCTGCCGCGCCTACCCCGGCGCCAACGTGCTCATCGTGGCCTGCGAGTTCTGCTCGCTCTGCTACCAGCCGACCGACCTCGGCGTCGGGTCGCTGCTCTCCAACGGCCTGTTCGGGGACGCCGTCGCCGCCGCCGTGATGCGCGGCCGAGGCGGCACCGGCGTGCACATCGAGCGCAACGGCTCGCACCTCGTCCCGCACACCGAGGACTGGATCTCCTACGGCGTCAGGGACACCGGCTTCCACTTCCAGCTCGACAAACGCGTCCCCGGCACCATGGAGATGCTCGCGCCCGCCCTGCGCACGCTGGCCACCGAACACAGCTGGGACATCTCGGGCCTGGGCTTCTACATCGTGCACGCCGGCGGCCCGCGGATCCTCGACGACCTCTGCCACTACCTCGACCTGGAGCCCGCGGCCTTCCGCTTCAGCCGCGCCACCCTCACCGAGCGCGGGAACATCGCCAGCGCGGTCGTCTTCGACGCCCTCGCCCGGCTCTTCGAGGAGGGCGGGGTCGCGGACGGCACCCACGGCCTGATCGCGGGCTTCGGACCGGGCATCACCGCGGAGATCTCGCTCGGCAGTTGGGCCGGCGTCCCGATCGAGGCGACCATCCCGCGCCGCCCCCGGGCGATCGACGTGGCCGACCTCGCACTCGTCCAGGCGACCACCCCCCTGCTGCGTCCGGCCGGGACTACGATCACCGAATGA
- a CDS encoding NUDIX hydrolase, which yields MTDTTDRSDVSARAAELAARFPALHAPQYWPWGRYDAQFSLALPPDELITNIHLVGFSAGLVVLCRDDRDHWFLPGGTRESGESIESCLVRELREEAGARLLGEPSWLGAHRCVTDSAEPYRPWQPHPEKAWLWGWAEVSVDSTPTNPDDGEQVVEVRAVEPAEAQRLLVGSHEPWWGELVGLAVELRGRTSAG from the coding sequence ATGACCGACACCACGGACCGATCCGACGTCTCTGCCAGAGCGGCCGAACTGGCCGCGCGCTTCCCCGCGTTGCACGCACCGCAGTACTGGCCCTGGGGCCGGTACGACGCGCAGTTCTCCCTCGCGCTGCCACCGGACGAACTCATCACCAACATCCACCTGGTGGGCTTCTCCGCCGGGCTGGTGGTGCTCTGCCGGGACGACCGCGACCACTGGTTCCTGCCGGGCGGGACGCGGGAGAGCGGCGAGTCGATCGAGTCCTGCCTGGTCCGCGAGCTGCGTGAGGAGGCCGGCGCGCGCCTGCTCGGCGAGCCGTCCTGGCTGGGGGCCCACCGCTGCGTGACGGACAGCGCGGAGCCGTACCGGCCGTGGCAGCCGCACCCCGAGAAGGCCTGGCTCTGGGGCTGGGCGGAGGTGTCGGTGGACTCCACCCCGACCAACCCGGACGACGGCGAGCAGGTGGTCGAGGTCCGTGCGGTGGAGCCGGCCGAGGCGCAGCGGCTGCTGGTCGGCAGCCACGAGCCGTGGTGGGGCGAGCTGGTCGGCCTGGCCGTGGAGCTGCGCGGGCGGACGTCCGCCGGCTAG
- a CDS encoding SHOCT domain-containing protein yields the protein MDNYPLLNIFWTMFELFLWILWFFLLFKIITDIFRSQDLSGWGRAGWLILVILLPLIGVLVYVIARGTSMSKRDVAEARQNEAAFKAYIREAAAEAPGSGPPGAGAPGATGSTGSTASAAAAGGRSHVDDLAKLADLKAGGAITEVEYQRAKEKLLA from the coding sequence ATGGACAACTACCCGCTGCTCAACATCTTCTGGACGATGTTCGAGCTGTTCCTCTGGATCCTCTGGTTCTTCCTGCTGTTCAAGATCATCACGGACATCTTCCGCAGCCAGGACCTCAGCGGTTGGGGCCGGGCCGGCTGGCTGATCCTGGTGATCCTGCTGCCCCTGATCGGCGTCCTCGTCTACGTGATCGCCCGTGGCACGTCGATGAGCAAGCGGGACGTGGCCGAGGCCCGGCAGAACGAGGCCGCGTTCAAGGCGTACATCCGGGAGGCAGCCGCCGAGGCGCCCGGGAGCGGTCCGCCGGGCGCGGGTGCCCCGGGTGCCACGGGCTCGACGGGTTCCACCGCGAGCGCCGCCGCGGCCGGCGGGCGCAGCCACGTCGACGACCTCGCCAAGCTCGCCGACCTCAAGGCCGGCGGTGCGATCACCGAGGTCGAGTACCAGCGGGCCAAGGAGAAGCTCCTGGCCTGA